In Nevskiales bacterium, the following are encoded in one genomic region:
- a CDS encoding aminomethyltransferase family protein: MTSQSALKIEELPRQSVLNVRHRELGSTFNGMAWNDMPTPWDYRTDPNDEVIAVRTCAGLYDVSMLQMRRVSGPDALAVVDYLVSRDMTKIKPGVVALCNEVDDNGIVCDDISIFCDGENRYRVVTGSGDTARHLARIAKGKNVVIEENRDTHILSLQGPKALAVLAPHTPFNLASLKYFTHADTTLFGRKVNIGRLGYSGEQGYEIYCAAADAVFLWDAILEHGRKAGVMPCSWASLDLIRVEAALAFYPYEMPGGATPWECGMGWAVSLDKKGDWQGKAAVLAARGKERSKLAGIVCKHHQAVEPGAKLYKDGKEVGVVTSPSYSRYLMKSLALAQIKPQYTAPGTTLEVRGAQIACQALVEPIPFYDPMKIRLRPENFK; this comes from the coding sequence ATGACGAGTCAATCCGCCCTGAAGATCGAAGAGCTGCCGCGGCAATCGGTGCTGAACGTCCGCCACCGCGAACTCGGCTCGACATTCAACGGCATGGCCTGGAACGACATGCCGACGCCGTGGGATTACCGGACCGATCCCAATGACGAAGTGATCGCGGTGCGCACCTGCGCCGGTCTCTACGACGTCTCGATGCTGCAGATGCGTCGCGTCAGCGGGCCCGACGCCTTGGCGGTCGTAGACTATCTGGTCAGCCGCGACATGACCAAGATCAAGCCCGGCGTCGTCGCGCTGTGCAACGAGGTCGATGACAACGGCATCGTCTGCGACGACATCAGCATCTTCTGCGACGGCGAGAACCGCTACCGCGTCGTGACCGGCTCGGGCGACACCGCGCGGCACCTGGCGCGGATCGCCAAGGGCAAGAACGTCGTCATCGAGGAGAACCGCGACACCCACATCCTGTCGCTGCAAGGGCCGAAGGCGCTGGCGGTACTCGCCCCGCACACGCCCTTCAATCTGGCCAGCCTCAAATATTTCACGCACGCCGACACGACACTGTTCGGCCGCAAGGTCAACATCGGCCGCCTCGGTTACTCCGGCGAGCAGGGCTACGAGATCTACTGCGCCGCCGCCGATGCGGTGTTCCTCTGGGACGCCATCCTCGAACACGGCAGGAAGGCCGGTGTGATGCCGTGCTCCTGGGCCTCGCTCGACCTGATCCGGGTCGAGGCCGCGCTGGCCTTCTACCCGTACGAGATGCCCGGCGGCGCCACCCCCTGGGAGTGCGGCATGGGCTGGGCGGTGTCGCTGGACAAGAAGGGCGATTGGCAAGGCAAGGCCGCCGTCCTGGCGGCCAGGGGCAAGGAGCGCAGCAAGCTGGCCGGCATCGTCTGCAAGCATCACCAGGCGGTCGAGCCGGGCGCCAAGCTCTACAAGGACGGCAAAGAGGTGGGCGTCGTCACCAGCCCTTCCTACAGTCGGTACCTAATGAAGTCCTTGGCCCTGGCACAGATCAAGCCCCAATACACGGCTCCCGGGACCACGCTGGAAGTGAGAGGCGCGCAGATCGCCTGCCAGGCGCTCGTCGAGCCGATCCCCTTCTATGACCCGATGAAGATCCGGCTGCGCCCCGAGAACTTCAAATAA
- a CDS encoding dimethylamine monooxygenase subunit DmmA family protein, whose protein sequence is MLVTGIKSQPVYAELMPDPRGTRHLLLAEGDGGAALLRLYASFHAECQPGEPCLPSREIHYLRAPAPAIDHSAALRRLEADAVALYDNLDDFRAALRNLLDEACMGLRLYVAGREGFLWTVSTLASEFGVYKDEIQRELVGTRARPVYCVHCKTLNHDVTTNIARCTGCGVMLLVRDHFSRRLGAYMGVCVDAEMPGEIPPIEEVFR, encoded by the coding sequence ATGTTGGTCACTGGCATCAAGAGTCAGCCGGTCTACGCCGAGCTGATGCCCGATCCGCGCGGCACCCGTCACCTGTTGCTCGCCGAGGGTGACGGCGGCGCCGCGCTGCTGCGGCTGTACGCCTCGTTCCACGCCGAGTGCCAGCCCGGCGAACCTTGCCTGCCGTCGCGGGAGATCCATTACCTCAGGGCGCCCGCGCCGGCCATCGATCACTCGGCCGCGCTGCGGCGGCTCGAGGCCGACGCCGTCGCGCTCTATGACAACCTCGACGATTTCCGCGCCGCGCTGCGCAACCTGCTCGACGAGGCCTGCATGGGGCTACGCCTCTACGTCGCCGGGCGCGAGGGCTTCCTCTGGACGGTGAGCACGCTCGCCAGCGAATTCGGCGTCTACAAGGACGAGATCCAGCGCGAACTCGTCGGCACGCGCGCCCGTCCCGTCTACTGCGTGCATTGCAAGACCCTCAACCACGACGTGACCACCAATATCGCACGCTGCACCGGCTGCGGCGTGATGCTGCTGGTCAGGGATCACTTCTCGCGACGCCTCGGCGCCTACATGGGGGTGTGCGTCGATGCCGAGATGCCCGGCGAGATCCCGCCGATCGAGGAGGTTTTCCGATGA
- a CDS encoding FAD-dependent oxidoreductase produces MARDPKYDILFEPIQIGPKTLKNRFYQVPHCIGAGSDKPGFQAAHRSLKAEGGWGGINTEYCSIHPESDDIHRVSARLWDEGDVRNLRAMTEHIHKYGALAGVEMWYGGSHAPCMESRCTPRGPSQYASEFETLTYCKEMDYDDIRMVQQFYVDAALRARDAGFDIVYVYGAHSYLPLQFLSPYYNKRKDKYGGSLQNRARFWVETLEKVKRAVGDDCAIATRFAVDTLYGEAGVEVERDGLAFVELADAFVDLWDVNVGDIAEWGEDAGPSRFYRQGHQLPWQRFIKQVSKKVVLGVGRFTDPEKMAEVIRAGQLDVIGAARPSIADPFLPKKVEEGRIEDIRTCIGCNVCISRWEIGGPPMICTQNATAGEEYRRGWHPERFPKKGSDDAILVIGAGPAGSECARVLLERGYTVHLVDQADKIGGCINDIATLPGLGEWGYHRDYREVQLNKLVKKNRDSQLVLGVKPMTVDEALAYGADKIVVATGAAWNGDGTNALTHDPVPGIDAALPYILTPEQIFAGNKPIGKRVMILNCDQYFMAPSLAQKLREAGHEVTIASGVELGRYMHFTLEYPNMHRMLHELGIHVIGDVWASRVEEGRIELYNIWGDGYQRQYRGPGKLPRKENQSHRWYDFDSLVLVTGRHSKVELYNGLKARKDEWGRHGVKGVYLIGDAWAPKLIADATFDGHRLAREIEEPDAQYPKPYRREVAVWGAPHMPGGSFEIEYQQ; encoded by the coding sequence ATGGCGCGTGATCCGAAATACGACATTCTGTTCGAACCGATCCAGATCGGCCCGAAGACGCTGAAAAACCGTTTCTACCAGGTGCCCCATTGCATCGGTGCGGGTTCGGACAAACCGGGCTTTCAGGCCGCGCACCGCTCGCTCAAGGCAGAAGGCGGCTGGGGCGGAATCAATACTGAATACTGCTCGATCCATCCGGAATCCGATGACATCCACCGCGTTTCCGCGCGCTTGTGGGATGAGGGCGACGTACGCAACCTGCGCGCGATGACCGAGCACATCCACAAATACGGCGCCCTGGCCGGCGTCGAGATGTGGTACGGCGGTTCCCACGCGCCCTGCATGGAGTCGCGCTGCACGCCGCGCGGGCCCAGCCAGTACGCCTCCGAGTTCGAGACCCTCACCTACTGCAAGGAGATGGACTACGACGATATTCGGATGGTGCAGCAGTTCTACGTGGACGCTGCGCTCAGGGCGCGTGACGCCGGCTTCGATATCGTCTATGTCTACGGCGCCCACTCGTATCTGCCCCTGCAGTTTCTCTCCCCCTACTACAACAAGCGCAAGGACAAGTACGGTGGCTCGCTGCAGAACCGCGCCCGGTTCTGGGTCGAGACCCTGGAGAAGGTCAAGCGGGCGGTCGGCGACGATTGTGCGATCGCCACCCGCTTCGCGGTGGATACCCTCTACGGGGAGGCCGGCGTCGAGGTCGAGCGCGACGGCCTGGCCTTCGTCGAGCTGGCCGACGCTTTCGTCGATCTGTGGGACGTCAACGTCGGCGACATCGCCGAGTGGGGCGAGGATGCAGGGCCGTCCCGCTTCTACCGGCAGGGCCACCAGCTTCCCTGGCAGCGCTTCATCAAGCAGGTATCGAAGAAGGTCGTGCTGGGAGTCGGGCGCTTCACCGATCCGGAGAAGATGGCCGAGGTGATCCGCGCCGGCCAGCTCGACGTGATCGGCGCCGCGCGCCCGTCGATCGCCGATCCGTTCCTGCCGAAGAAGGTCGAAGAGGGGCGGATCGAGGACATCCGCACCTGCATCGGCTGCAACGTCTGCATCTCGCGCTGGGAGATCGGCGGACCGCCGATGATCTGCACCCAGAACGCCACCGCCGGTGAGGAGTACCGCCGCGGCTGGCACCCGGAGCGCTTCCCGAAGAAGGGCTCCGATGACGCGATCCTGGTCATCGGCGCCGGCCCCGCCGGCTCGGAGTGCGCCCGCGTGCTGCTCGAGCGCGGCTACACCGTGCACCTGGTCGACCAGGCCGACAAGATCGGCGGCTGCATCAACGACATCGCCACCCTGCCCGGGTTGGGCGAATGGGGCTACCACCGCGACTACCGCGAGGTGCAGCTCAACAAGCTGGTGAAGAAAAACCGGGATTCCCAGCTTGTCCTGGGCGTCAAGCCCATGACCGTCGACGAGGCGCTGGCCTACGGCGCCGACAAGATCGTAGTCGCCACCGGCGCGGCCTGGAACGGCGACGGCACCAATGCGCTGACCCACGATCCGGTGCCGGGCATCGATGCCGCGCTGCCCTACATCCTCACCCCGGAGCAGATCTTCGCCGGCAACAAGCCGATCGGTAAGCGGGTGATGATCCTCAACTGCGACCAGTACTTCATGGCGCCGAGTCTGGCACAGAAGCTGCGCGAGGCCGGCCACGAGGTGACCATCGCCTCCGGCGTCGAGCTCGGCCGTTACATGCACTTCACGCTCGAATACCCGAACATGCACCGCATGCTGCACGAATTGGGCATCCACGTGATCGGTGACGTTTGGGCCTCGCGCGTCGAAGAGGGCCGCATCGAGCTCTACAACATCTGGGGCGATGGCTACCAGCGCCAGTACCGCGGTCCGGGCAAGCTGCCGCGCAAGGAGAACCAGAGCCACCGCTGGTACGACTTCGACTCCCTGGTGCTGGTCACCGGCCGGCACTCCAAGGTCGAGCTGTACAACGGCCTCAAGGCGCGCAAGGACGAGTGGGGCCGTCACGGCGTCAAGGGCGTGTATCTGATCGGCGATGCCTGGGCGCCCAAGCTGATAGCCGACGCCACCTTCGACGGTCACCGGCTGGCGCGCGAGATCGAGGAGCCGGATGCGCAGTATCCGAAGCCGTATCGCCGCGAGGTGGCGGTCTGGGGCGCGCCGCACATGCCGGGCGGTTCCTTCGAGATCGAGTACCAGCAGTAA
- a CDS encoding APC family permease — MRDDATVMTPELALTPSGAAGEGSLQRQIDWTGAFWVASGVPALVLFSIGAIAATVGKPSWLVWTISIGFGFLQAFTYAEIAGLFPDKTGGASVYGAIAWVRYSKLIAPISVWCNWFAWAPVLAIGSGLAAGYILSVLFPADAAINTWQLTLLDLGWLKEGLTLRINATFIIGTVLLLMVYAIQNKGILNAARTQMILSLSALLPLLLVGIVPLLSGDLPREHFAPLLPIAHDSAGAVIDGTWNMAGITLMAGGLFIAAWSTYGFETAVCYTREFKDPKTDTFKAIFYSGLLCVFAYTLIPLAFQGALGLEGMLAEDIYSGMGVGKAMVGMVGGGYVLENILVVMLVLAVVLSIMTTMSGAARTLYQASVDGWLPKYLSHANAHGAPTSAMWTTLAFNLVLLMMSDYVFVLAISNVGYLIFNFLNLNAGWIHRLDRPHWERPFRAPTWLIVIGAVLSFVNLTLLGMGANIWGAGTLISGLLFAALIIPIFAYRHYIVDKGRFPEEMVSDLHLSDRGVVNGAGIWPYVTLVAAAIVVFVANRIAVY, encoded by the coding sequence ATGAGAGATGATGCGACTGTGATGACGCCGGAACTGGCGCTGACGCCTTCTGGCGCCGCGGGCGAAGGTTCCCTGCAACGCCAGATCGATTGGACGGGCGCCTTCTGGGTCGCCAGCGGCGTACCGGCGCTGGTGCTGTTTTCGATCGGCGCGATCGCCGCGACGGTCGGCAAGCCATCCTGGCTGGTGTGGACGATTTCGATCGGCTTCGGCTTCCTGCAAGCCTTCACCTATGCCGAGATCGCTGGCCTCTTCCCCGACAAGACCGGCGGCGCCTCGGTGTATGGCGCGATTGCCTGGGTACGCTACAGCAAGCTGATCGCGCCGATCTCGGTGTGGTGCAACTGGTTCGCCTGGGCGCCGGTGCTGGCGATCGGCTCGGGGCTGGCCGCCGGCTACATACTCAGCGTGCTGTTCCCCGCCGATGCGGCGATCAACACCTGGCAGCTCACGCTGCTCGACCTCGGCTGGCTCAAGGAAGGGCTGACGCTGCGCATCAACGCCACGTTCATCATCGGCACGGTATTGCTGCTGATGGTTTATGCCATCCAAAACAAGGGCATCCTCAACGCTGCGCGCACGCAGATGATCCTGAGCCTGTCGGCGCTATTGCCGCTGCTGCTGGTCGGCATCGTGCCGTTGCTGAGCGGCGACCTGCCGCGCGAGCACTTCGCCCCGCTGCTGCCGATCGCCCACGATAGCGCCGGCGCAGTCATCGACGGCACCTGGAACATGGCTGGCATCACGCTGATGGCCGGTGGTCTGTTCATCGCCGCCTGGTCGACCTACGGCTTCGAGACTGCGGTCTGCTACACGCGCGAGTTCAAGGATCCGAAGACCGACACCTTCAAGGCGATCTTCTACTCCGGCCTGCTGTGCGTGTTCGCCTACACGCTCATCCCGCTGGCCTTCCAGGGTGCGCTCGGCCTCGAGGGCATGCTGGCCGAAGACATCTACAGCGGCATGGGCGTGGGCAAGGCGATGGTCGGCATGGTCGGCGGCGGCTATGTGCTGGAGAACATTCTGGTGGTGATGCTGGTGCTGGCGGTGGTACTGTCGATCATGACCACGATGTCGGGTGCCGCGCGCACGCTGTACCAGGCCTCGGTCGACGGTTGGCTGCCCAAGTACCTGTCGCACGCTAACGCGCACGGCGCGCCGACCAGCGCGATGTGGACGACGCTGGCGTTCAACCTGGTGCTGCTGATGATGTCCGACTACGTGTTCGTGCTTGCGATCTCGAACGTCGGCTACCTGATCTTCAACTTCCTCAACCTCAATGCCGGCTGGATCCACCGCCTTGACCGGCCGCACTGGGAGCGGCCGTTCCGGGCTCCGACCTGGCTGATCGTCATCGGCGCTGTCCTTTCCTTCGTCAACCTGACCCTGCTCGGCATGGGCGCCAACATCTGGGGCGCGGGCACGCTGATCTCCGGCCTGCTGTTCGCCGCGCTGATCATTCCGATCTTCGCCTACCGCCACTACATCGTCGACAAGGGCCGCTTTCCCGAGGAGATGGTCTCCGACCTGCACCTCAGCGATCGCGGCGTGGTCAACGGCGCCGGCATCTGGCCTTACGTGACGCTGGTCGCCGCCGCCATCGTCGTGTTTGTCGCCAACCGCATCGCGGTCTACTGA
- a CDS encoding heterodisulfide reductase-related iron-sulfur binding cluster, which produces MIDPAHSPEQITRVLFQDFPAWMLAAFYLAAIAALATFGYGCYVQYRKYARGRALDLAGLGTRLVVMAKTVLSHRTLRRRDRAAGRAHAQIFFGFALLFLGTATITLEYDILKPLTGITFWHGAFYLWFSLVLDVAGIALLAGLVYMMYRRRWLALPKLDYARPDRAPDDPDYDRSAYRREDWAFLWALLLIGVSGFVLEAARLVWLQADAAVWDYRWWSPLGALLAQIFKGLGLDAEGAAALRLGLWWLHGLLALALIGLIPFTKAKHIFTAMAALALRDPLPVQRLPKADLAQERIGATRITDFTWKQLVHFDACTKCGRCHEACPANASGYPLSPRDLILSLRELSEALLSGRALPGPEALAASGDGVNQVRAETLWSCRTCAACVEICPVGIEHVPVIVEMRRALIEQGAMDPMVRTALQNIQKKGNSFGENKRKRPAWTKKLGFEIKDARSEAVDVLWFVGDFASFDPRYQKVSQAFARILHAAGVDFGILYEAEVNAGNDVRRVGEEGLYQYLVETNLETLSQCRFKRIVTTDPHSFNTLKNEYPEFGGRFEVEHASTLLERLLAEGKIKLKKPLAARVTYHDPCHLGRYNKGFEAPRQAIGRLGGELIELGRSRDNSFCCGAGGGRIWTPDPLGREKPSENRIREAAALGEVETVVVNCPKCMNMLEDAVKTTGHEGKLKIRELIELVAECMDFGEEAVAAAAGPALAEQE; this is translated from the coding sequence ATGATCGACCCAGCGCACAGCCCCGAGCAGATCACGCGCGTCCTGTTTCAGGACTTCCCCGCCTGGATGCTGGCGGCCTTCTACCTGGCTGCCATCGCCGCCCTGGCGACCTTCGGCTATGGCTGTTATGTCCAGTACCGCAAATACGCCCGCGGGCGAGCGCTGGATCTGGCCGGGCTTGGGACGCGCCTGGTGGTCATGGCCAAAACCGTGCTCAGCCACCGCACGCTCAGGCGCCGGGACCGCGCCGCGGGCCGCGCCCATGCGCAGATCTTTTTCGGTTTCGCGCTGCTGTTCCTCGGCACCGCGACCATCACCCTCGAATACGACATCCTGAAGCCGCTGACCGGCATCACCTTCTGGCATGGCGCCTTCTACCTGTGGTTCTCGCTGGTGCTGGATGTGGCCGGCATCGCGCTGCTCGCGGGCCTTGTCTACATGATGTATCGGCGCCGCTGGCTGGCGCTGCCGAAACTCGACTATGCGCGTCCCGATCGCGCGCCGGACGATCCCGACTACGACCGCAGCGCCTACCGCCGCGAAGACTGGGCCTTTCTCTGGGCGCTGCTGCTGATCGGAGTCAGCGGCTTCGTGCTCGAGGCGGCGCGGCTGGTGTGGCTGCAGGCCGATGCGGCGGTGTGGGATTACCGCTGGTGGTCGCCGCTCGGCGCGCTGCTCGCGCAGATTTTCAAGGGCCTGGGGCTGGATGCCGAGGGCGCGGCGGCGCTGCGCCTCGGGCTGTGGTGGCTGCACGGCCTGCTGGCGCTGGCGCTGATCGGGCTGATCCCGTTCACCAAGGCCAAGCACATCTTCACCGCCATGGCCGCGCTCGCCCTGCGCGACCCCCTGCCGGTGCAGCGCCTGCCCAAGGCGGATCTGGCGCAGGAGCGCATCGGCGCGACCCGGATCACCGATTTCACCTGGAAACAGCTGGTGCACTTCGACGCCTGCACCAAGTGCGGGCGCTGCCACGAAGCCTGCCCGGCCAACGCCAGCGGTTATCCGCTGTCGCCGCGCGACCTGATCCTGAGCCTGCGCGAGCTGTCCGAGGCGCTCCTCTCCGGGCGCGCCCTGCCGGGGCCCGAGGCGCTCGCCGCAAGCGGTGATGGCGTCAACCAGGTGCGCGCCGAGACGCTGTGGTCGTGCCGCACCTGCGCCGCCTGCGTGGAGATCTGCCCGGTCGGTATCGAGCACGTGCCGGTCATCGTCGAGATGCGCCGGGCGCTGATCGAGCAGGGCGCGATGGACCCGATGGTGCGCACGGCGCTGCAGAACATCCAGAAGAAAGGCAACTCCTTCGGCGAGAACAAGCGCAAGCGCCCGGCCTGGACCAAGAAGCTCGGCTTCGAGATCAAGGACGCCCGCAGCGAGGCGGTCGACGTGCTGTGGTTCGTCGGCGACTTCGCCTCGTTCGATCCGCGCTATCAGAAGGTGTCGCAGGCCTTCGCCCGCATCCTGCACGCCGCCGGTGTCGACTTCGGCATCCTTTACGAGGCCGAGGTCAACGCCGGCAATGACGTGCGCCGGGTCGGGGAGGAGGGTTTGTACCAGTACCTGGTCGAGACCAACCTCGAAACCCTGAGCCAGTGCCGCTTCAAGCGCATCGTCACCACCGATCCGCACTCCTTCAATACGCTCAAGAACGAGTACCCTGAGTTCGGCGGCCGCTTCGAGGTCGAGCATGCCAGCACCCTGCTCGAGCGGCTGCTGGCCGAGGGCAAGATCAAGCTGAAGAAGCCGCTCGCCGCGCGCGTCACCTATCACGATCCCTGCCACCTCGGCCGCTACAACAAGGGCTTCGAGGCGCCGCGGCAGGCGATCGGCCGGCTCGGCGGCGAACTGATCGAGCTGGGGCGCAGTCGCGACAACTCCTTCTGCTGCGGCGCCGGCGGCGGGCGCATCTGGACACCCGATCCGCTCGGCCGGGAGAAGCCCTCGGAGAACCGCATCCGCGAGGCAGCGGCGCTGGGCGAGGTCGAGACGGTGGTGGTCAACTGCCCCAAGTGCATGAATATGCTCGAGGACGCGGTCAAGACCACCGGCCACGAGGGCAAGCTCAAGATCCGCGAGCTGATCGAGCTGGTGGCCGAGTGCATGGACTTCGGCGAGGAAGCCGTCGCGGCAGCGGCCGGGCCGGCGCTGGCCGAGCAGGAGTGA
- a CDS encoding PDR/VanB family oxidoreductase, which yields MNDTLSVLVADVEQLTPLIKLFTLVPVGGGRLPGFSGGSHIVVTMEDRGKRHRNPYSLLSSPEDTRYYQIAVRRDDAGRGGSRFMHERVAPGTVLAISTPFNLFPLNRLARKHILIAGGIGITPFLAQLADLRRNGAEYELHYAYRSPEHAAFRDKLLQEHPGRVHFHCGPQRLQPEVLCAAQPLGTHLYVCGPQPLIDAVIAAARAEGWPDSHIHWERFSAPPEGKPFTVVLAKTGIEIGVAADQTVLEALEHAGLEPRCLCRGGACGQCETAVLEGEVEHHDHYLSAADRAAHRKMMICVSRARSERLVLDI from the coding sequence ATGAACGACACGCTCTCCGTGCTGGTCGCCGACGTCGAGCAACTGACGCCGCTGATCAAGCTGTTCACGCTGGTGCCGGTGGGCGGCGGGCGCCTGCCCGGCTTTTCCGGCGGCAGCCACATCGTGGTCACGATGGAGGATCGTGGCAAGCGGCACCGCAATCCGTATTCGCTGCTGAGCTCGCCGGAAGACACCCGCTATTACCAGATCGCGGTGCGCCGCGACGATGCCGGGCGCGGCGGCTCACGCTTCATGCACGAACGCGTAGCGCCAGGCACCGTGCTCGCGATCTCCACACCGTTCAACCTGTTTCCGCTCAACCGCCTGGCACGCAAGCACATCCTGATCGCCGGCGGGATCGGCATCACGCCCTTCCTCGCCCAACTCGCCGACCTGCGCCGCAACGGCGCCGAGTACGAGCTGCACTACGCTTACCGCAGCCCCGAGCATGCGGCGTTCCGTGACAAGCTCCTGCAGGAGCATCCGGGGCGGGTCCATTTCCACTGCGGACCGCAGCGGCTGCAACCCGAGGTGCTGTGCGCCGCCCAGCCGCTCGGCACCCATCTCTACGTGTGCGGCCCGCAGCCGCTGATCGACGCCGTGATCGCCGCCGCCCGGGCCGAGGGCTGGCCCGACAGCCACATCCACTGGGAACGGTTCAGCGCCCCGCCCGAGGGCAAGCCATTCACGGTGGTGTTGGCGAAAACGGGAATCGAGATCGGGGTGGCCGCCGATCAGACGGTGCTCGAAGCGCTGGAGCACGCCGGCCTCGAACCGCGCTGCCTGTGCCGTGGCGGCGCCTGCGGCCAGTGCGAGACGGCAGTCCTCGAGGGCGAGGTCGAGCACCACGACCACTACCTGTCGGCCGCGGACAGGGCCGCGCACCGCAAGATGATGATCTGCGTCTCGCGCGCGCGCAGCGAGCGGCTCGTCCTCGATATCTGA